From Psychroflexus torquis ATCC 700755, the proteins below share one genomic window:
- the fabG gene encoding 3-oxoacyl-[acyl-carrier-protein] reductase, translating to MKLLDKKNVIITGGSRGIGKGIAEIFAQHGANVAFTYNSSSSSAKELEDHLKTFGVIAKAYQSDASDFEQAQKLADEVIKDFGGIDVLINNAGITKDNLLMRMSEDDFDKVIKVNLNSVFNLTKAVLRPMLKQRHGSIINISSVVGIKGNPGQANYSASKAGIIGFSKSVALELGSRNIRSNVVAPGFIETEMTEKLDEKTVEGWRQAIPLKRGGKPEDIANACVFLASDMSTYITGQTLSVDGGMYT from the coding sequence ATGAAACTACTTGACAAAAAAAATGTAATTATTACTGGTGGAAGCCGAGGAATAGGAAAAGGTATTGCTGAAATTTTCGCTCAACACGGAGCCAATGTTGCCTTTACCTATAATTCATCTTCAAGTTCTGCTAAAGAGTTGGAAGATCATCTTAAAACCTTTGGAGTGATAGCAAAAGCATATCAATCTGACGCTTCTGATTTTGAACAAGCTCAAAAGTTAGCAGATGAAGTTATCAAAGATTTTGGCGGTATCGATGTTCTTATCAACAATGCAGGAATTACAAAAGACAATCTCTTGATGAGGATGAGTGAAGACGATTTTGATAAAGTTATTAAGGTAAATTTGAATTCTGTTTTTAATTTGACAAAAGCCGTTTTAAGACCTATGTTAAAGCAGAGACACGGAAGCATTATCAATATAAGTTCTGTTGTTGGTATCAAGGGAAATCCTGGGCAAGCCAATTATTCAGCTTCAAAAGCAGGAATCATTGGTTTTTCTAAATCCGTAGCTTTAGAATTAGGTTCTAGAAATATACGATCAAATGTGGTAGCGCCAGGATTCATAGAAACTGAAATGACAGAAAAATTAGATGAAAAAACAGTGGAGGGTTGGAGACAAGCTATACCTCTTAAAAGAGGTGGAAAGCCAGAAGATATAGCCAATGCGTGTGTGTTTTTAGCTAGCGATATGAGTACCTACATCACTGGGCAGACCTTAAGTGTAGATGGAGGAATGTATACTTAA
- the sucD gene encoding succinate--CoA ligase subunit alpha — translation MSVLVNKNSKIIVQGFTGSEGSFHAEQMIDYGTNVVGGVTPGKGGTTHLGRPVFNTVSDAVEKAGADTSIIFVPPAFAADAIMEAADAGIKVIIAITEGIPVSDMIKASDYIKDKDCRLIGPNCPGVITPGEAKVGIMPGFVFKKGKVGIVSKSGTLTYEAADQVVKEGYGITTAIGIGGDPIIGTTTKEAVEMLVNDPETECVVMIGEIGGQLEAEAAKWYKESGSKKPVIGFIAGETAPAGRTMGHAGAIVGGSEDTAQAKKAILKDSGIHVVDSPAEIGKKVAEVLSK, via the coding sequence ATGAGCGTTTTAGTCAACAAAAATTCAAAAATTATTGTTCAGGGATTTACTGGAAGTGAAGGATCATTTCACGCCGAACAAATGATAGACTATGGAACCAACGTAGTTGGTGGTGTGACTCCAGGCAAAGGAGGAACTACCCATTTGGGAAGACCAGTTTTCAATACAGTTTCTGATGCTGTTGAAAAAGCTGGAGCAGATACCTCTATTATCTTTGTTCCACCAGCTTTCGCCGCTGATGCTATTATGGAAGCAGCAGATGCTGGTATTAAAGTCATTATAGCTATTACAGAAGGTATTCCTGTTTCAGACATGATTAAGGCTTCAGATTACATTAAAGATAAAGACTGTAGACTTATTGGTCCTAACTGTCCTGGTGTGATTACACCTGGAGAGGCTAAAGTTGGTATCATGCCAGGGTTTGTTTTCAAAAAAGGAAAAGTTGGTATTGTTTCAAAGTCTGGAACCTTAACTTACGAAGCAGCAGACCAAGTGGTTAAAGAAGGTTATGGTATTACCACAGCTATTGGTATTGGAGGAGATCCTATTATTGGAACTACCACAAAAGAGGCTGTAGAGATGTTGGTGAATGACCCAGAAACTGAATGTGTGGTCATGATTGGTGAAATTGGTGGACAATTGGAGGCAGAAGCTGCAAAATGGTATAAAGAAAGTGGAAGCAAAAAACCTGTTATAGGCTTTATTGCTGGTGAAACTGCTCCTGCTGGAAGAACTATGGGACATGCTGGTGCTATTGTAGGTGGAAGTGAAGATACAGCTCAGGCGAAAAAAGCCATATTGAAGGATTCTGGTATCCACGTCGTGGATTCTCCAGCTGAAATTGGTAAAAAAGTAGCTGAAGTACTTTCCAAATAA
- the lpxD gene encoding UDP-3-O-(3-hydroxymyristoyl)glucosamine N-acyltransferase: protein MKFPQPQSLLEISELINSEFIGDQYFEIQGINEIHVVEEGDIVFVDHPKYYDKALESKASVILINKKVDCPEGKALLISEDPFSDFNKITRHFSPFTAADAQISKTASIGHNTVIQPNVFIGNNVKIGNNCIIHSNVSIYDGVEVGNKVQIHAGTVLGADAFYYKNRPSHHDKLLSGGSVKIEDDVEIGALCTIDKGVSGITLIGKGTKIDNQVQIGHDTTIGKKCLIASQTGLAGCVVVEDEVTIWGQVGVASGLTIGTKAIILAQSGISKNLKPNATYFGTPAEDVKTKYRELAYIRRIPEIIKKIKNL from the coding sequence ATGAAGTTTCCACAACCACAGTCTCTTTTAGAAATTTCTGAACTCATTAATTCTGAATTTATTGGTGATCAATATTTTGAAATTCAAGGTATAAATGAAATTCATGTTGTAGAAGAAGGAGATATTGTATTTGTAGACCACCCTAAATATTACGATAAGGCTTTAGAATCTAAAGCAAGCGTAATACTTATCAATAAAAAAGTAGATTGCCCTGAAGGGAAGGCGCTATTGATTTCTGAAGATCCGTTTTCAGATTTCAATAAAATTACCCGTCACTTTTCACCGTTTACAGCGGCAGATGCCCAAATTTCAAAAACAGCTTCCATTGGTCATAATACAGTTATCCAACCAAACGTTTTTATCGGGAATAATGTGAAGATTGGCAACAATTGTATCATTCATAGTAATGTTTCAATATACGATGGTGTAGAGGTTGGCAATAAGGTTCAGATTCATGCAGGCACTGTTTTAGGTGCAGACGCTTTTTATTATAAAAACCGTCCTTCACATCACGATAAATTACTATCGGGAGGTAGTGTTAAAATTGAAGACGATGTAGAGATTGGAGCACTGTGTACTATCGATAAAGGGGTGTCTGGAATCACACTCATAGGAAAAGGCACAAAAATAGATAACCAAGTCCAAATTGGACATGATACAACAATAGGGAAGAAGTGTCTTATTGCCTCACAAACAGGGTTAGCAGGTTGTGTTGTCGTAGAAGATGAAGTCACCATATGGGGACAAGTTGGTGTAGCCAGCGGACTAACTATAGGGACAAAAGCTATTATTTTGGCCCAATCTGGGATTAGTAAAAACCTAAAACCAAATGCAACTTATTTTGGAACTCCAGCAGAGGATGTAAAAACTAAATACAGAGAATTAGCCTACATCAGAAGGATACCAGAAATTATTAAAAAAATTAAAAATTTATGA
- the efp gene encoding elongation factor P — protein sequence MATTSDIRNGLCIRYNHDIFKVTEFLHVKPGKGPAFVRTKLKSVTTGKVIDNTFSSGHKIEEVRVETHKYQFLYKEGEFYYFMHVEDFTQIRLLQAALDMPNLLKEGEVVTILINTEDNLPLSVDMPPHVVLEVTQTEPGVKGNTATNATKSATLETGAEVNVPLFINEGDKVKVETEKGTYKERIKE from the coding sequence ATGGCAACAACAAGCGACATTAGAAATGGTTTATGCATAAGATATAACCACGATATATTTAAGGTAACAGAATTCTTACACGTTAAACCTGGAAAAGGTCCTGCTTTTGTGCGGACTAAATTAAAAAGTGTTACGACAGGAAAAGTTATTGATAATACGTTTTCCTCAGGACACAAAATTGAAGAAGTAAGAGTAGAAACTCACAAATACCAGTTTCTGTATAAGGAAGGTGAATTTTATTACTTTATGCATGTTGAAGATTTCACACAGATCAGACTTCTTCAAGCGGCATTAGATATGCCAAATTTACTTAAAGAAGGGGAGGTGGTAACTATACTTATCAACACAGAGGATAATCTTCCTTTATCTGTAGATATGCCTCCTCACGTTGTTTTAGAAGTGACTCAAACGGAGCCGGGTGTAAAAGGAAATACCGCTACAAATGCTACAAAATCTGCAACTTTAGAAACTGGTGCAGAAGTAAACGTTCCTTTGTTCATCAATGAAGGTGATAAGGTGAAGGTTGAAACTGAAAAGGGAACTTATAAAGAACGAATTAAAGAATAA
- the lpxA gene encoding acyl-ACP--UDP-N-acetylglucosamine O-acyltransferase: MNQPLAYVHPGAKIAKNVVIEPFTTIHNDVEIGEGTWIGSNVTIMEGARIGKNVSIFPGSVISAVPQDKKFEDEDTITEIGDNTTIRECVTINRGTNDRMKTKIGKNCWIMAYCHIAHDCVVGDNCVFSNNSTLAGHITVGDYAVLAGMTAVQQFCSIGRHAFITGGSLVRKDVPPFVKAGREPLSYVGINSVGLRRRGFDTDKIREIQNIYRILYQKNYNNTQALSIIEAEMEATPERDEILQFIKDSQRGIMKGYFSN; this comes from the coding sequence ATGAATCAACCTTTAGCATACGTTCACCCAGGTGCAAAAATCGCCAAAAATGTAGTTATTGAACCTTTTACTACTATTCACAACGACGTAGAAATTGGAGAGGGAACTTGGATTGGTTCTAATGTTACCATTATGGAAGGCGCTCGAATCGGAAAAAACGTAAGTATTTTTCCAGGCTCCGTAATTTCAGCAGTTCCACAAGATAAAAAATTTGAAGATGAAGACACTATTACCGAAATAGGTGATAATACCACGATTAGAGAATGTGTAACCATCAACAGAGGTACCAATGATAGAATGAAGACTAAGATTGGAAAAAATTGTTGGATTATGGCTTATTGCCATATTGCCCATGATTGCGTTGTAGGTGATAATTGTGTGTTTTCCAATAATAGTACATTAGCGGGTCATATTACCGTCGGAGACTATGCAGTCTTAGCAGGGATGACCGCGGTTCAGCAATTTTGTAGCATTGGACGTCATGCTTTTATCACAGGAGGATCGCTAGTAAGAAAAGATGTTCCTCCGTTTGTGAAAGCAGGAAGAGAGCCCTTATCCTACGTTGGGATTAATTCTGTAGGCCTAAGACGGAGAGGTTTTGATACCGATAAAATAAGAGAAATTCAAAATATTTATAGGATTCTTTATCAAAAGAATTACAACAATACACAAGCCCTTTCTATTATTGAAGCAGAAATGGAAGCTACTCCAGAACGAGACGAAATATTACAATTTATAAAAGATTCCCAGAGAGGAATTATGAAAGGATATTTTTCAAACTAA
- a CDS encoding bifunctional UDP-3-O-[3-hydroxymyristoyl] N-acetylglucosamine deacetylase/3-hydroxyacyl-ACP dehydratase, translating into MKINNQTTIKKEVSLYGVGLHTGQNVTLTFKPAPINHGFAFKRVDLEGEPIIPADASLVTNTDRGTSLEKNGVVIQTSEHVLAACVGMGVDNILLELNASEPPIMDGSSKFFVEALEEAGIVEQDAPRDEFIVEDVISFSDEETGSEILVMPSNEYQVTTMVDFGTKVLGTQNAYLNKMSDFKKEIADSRTFSFLHELEAMLTNGLIKGGDLNNAIVYVDKELSPDTMERLKEAFGKNEISIKPNGILDNLTLHYPNEAARHKLLDVIGDLALVGTHIRGKVIANKPGHTINTQFAKKLAKIIKAEKRNKVPKFDLNKPPLYDVTEIMNRLPHRPPFLLVDKIFELTDRSVIGTKNVTMNEPFFVGHFPGKPVMPGVLQIEAMAQTGGILALSTVDDPENYLTYFIKIDNVKFKQQVVPGDTLIFKLELISPIRRGICHMQGYAYANDKLACEAELMAKIVKTK; encoded by the coding sequence ATGAAAATTAATAATCAAACTACTATAAAAAAAGAGGTCTCCTTGTATGGAGTGGGGCTTCATACAGGTCAAAATGTAACTTTAACTTTTAAACCTGCTCCTATCAATCATGGATTTGCTTTTAAAAGAGTTGATCTAGAAGGAGAACCTATTATTCCTGCGGATGCAAGTTTAGTAACCAATACCGATCGAGGAACAAGTCTAGAAAAAAATGGAGTTGTTATTCAGACTTCAGAGCACGTACTTGCAGCTTGTGTAGGGATGGGAGTTGATAATATTCTTTTAGAATTAAACGCTTCTGAGCCCCCAATAATGGATGGTTCTTCAAAGTTTTTCGTGGAAGCTCTTGAAGAAGCTGGTATCGTAGAACAAGATGCTCCAAGAGATGAGTTTATCGTGGAAGATGTGATTTCTTTTTCAGATGAAGAGACTGGTTCAGAAATCCTTGTGATGCCTTCCAATGAATACCAAGTGACTACCATGGTGGATTTTGGAACAAAGGTGTTGGGAACGCAAAACGCTTATTTAAATAAGATGAGTGATTTCAAAAAAGAAATTGCAGATTCAAGAACTTTTAGTTTTTTACATGAGCTAGAAGCGATGTTAACCAATGGATTAATAAAAGGTGGAGATCTTAACAATGCCATTGTCTATGTAGATAAAGAACTATCTCCAGATACGATGGAACGCCTAAAAGAAGCTTTTGGAAAAAATGAAATTTCAATAAAGCCCAATGGGATTTTAGACAATCTTACTCTTCATTATCCAAATGAGGCAGCAAGGCATAAACTGTTAGATGTAATTGGAGATTTGGCATTAGTAGGAACACATATAAGAGGAAAGGTGATAGCCAATAAGCCTGGTCATACCATTAACACTCAATTTGCTAAAAAGTTAGCGAAAATAATAAAAGCTGAAAAGCGTAATAAAGTTCCAAAATTTGATCTTAATAAACCACCACTTTATGATGTAACTGAAATCATGAATAGATTACCTCACAGGCCGCCTTTTTTACTGGTTGATAAAATTTTTGAATTAACAGATAGGTCGGTTATTGGAACTAAAAATGTGACCATGAATGAACCTTTCTTTGTAGGACATTTTCCAGGTAAACCAGTAATGCCAGGTGTTCTTCAGATAGAAGCTATGGCTCAAACTGGCGGTATCTTAGCCTTAAGTACGGTGGACGATCCAGAAAATTACTTGACCTATTTTATCAAGATAGATAATGTTAAATTTAAACAACAGGTTGTACCTGGAGATACGCTTATTTTTAAACTAGAATTAATATCTCCAATTCGACGTGGTATTTGTCACATGCAAGGTTATGCTTATGCCAATGATAAATTAGCATGTGAGGCCGAACTCATGGCCAAAATCGTAAAAACTAAATAA
- the lpxD gene encoding UDP-3-O-(3-hydroxymyristoyl)glucosamine N-acyltransferase — protein sequence MKFTAQQIADILDGDIVGNPDVEVNKLSKIEEGKEGSLTFLSNPKYTSHIYETQASICIVNKNFEKSQDISTTLIKVEDSYEAFSKLLEVYNQIKLDKKGIETPSSISETAKLGENIYIGAFTYIGEDVVLGDNVKIYPNVYIGDNVTIGNDVTIFAGSKIYSETQIGNHCTLHSGVIIGADGFGFMPSENGEYSKIPQIGNVIIEDFVDIGAATTIDRATLGSTIIRKGVKLDNQIQIAHNVEIGEHTAIAAQTGIAGSSKIGKNCLIGGQVGIAGHIKIGDRVKIQAQTGVGRNIKDDEAIQGSPAFGYSDFNKSYVHFRNFQKIVSRIDHIEKQFPKNEN from the coding sequence ATGAAATTTACAGCCCAACAAATTGCGGATATATTAGACGGAGACATCGTGGGAAATCCAGATGTTGAAGTCAACAAGCTTTCTAAGATAGAGGAAGGCAAAGAAGGATCACTAACCTTTTTATCCAATCCAAAATATACGTCACATATATACGAAACTCAAGCTAGCATTTGTATTGTCAATAAAAACTTCGAGAAAAGTCAAGATATATCAACAACCTTGATTAAAGTTGAAGATTCTTATGAAGCATTTTCAAAATTACTTGAAGTCTACAATCAGATAAAATTAGATAAAAAGGGTATTGAAACACCAAGCTCTATATCGGAGACAGCTAAACTAGGTGAAAACATTTACATTGGAGCTTTTACCTACATAGGAGAAGATGTCGTTTTAGGAGATAATGTGAAAATTTATCCAAATGTATATATAGGTGATAATGTTACTATAGGAAACGATGTCACCATTTTTGCTGGTAGCAAAATTTATTCTGAAACCCAAATAGGTAATCATTGTACACTTCATAGCGGAGTTATAATAGGTGCCGATGGGTTTGGATTTATGCCTTCAGAAAATGGAGAATATTCCAAAATACCACAAATAGGTAATGTCATAATAGAAGATTTTGTAGATATAGGTGCTGCGACTACAATAGACAGAGCTACATTAGGATCTACTATTATTCGTAAAGGTGTGAAGCTAGATAATCAAATTCAAATTGCACATAATGTTGAGATTGGTGAGCATACGGCAATTGCAGCCCAAACGGGTATTGCAGGATCAAGTAAAATCGGAAAGAACTGTTTGATAGGAGGACAAGTCGGTATTGCAGGGCATATAAAAATAGGTGACCGTGTAAAAATTCAAGCTCAAACAGGTGTTGGAAGGAATATAAAAGATGATGAAGCTATACAAGGCTCTCCAGCCTTTGGATATAGCGACTTTAATAAATCCTACGTGCATTTTAGAAATTTTCAAAAAATAGTAAGCCGCATAGATCATATTGAAAAACAATTTCCAAAGAATGAAAATTAA
- a CDS encoding HD domain-containing protein has protein sequence MNQRNKLKIINDPIYGFITIPSTLIFDLIEHPYFQRLRRITQMGLSHLVYPGANHTRFHHALGCLHLMKKAVDILKSKGVDISEEEEEAVLIAILLHDIGHGPFSHALEHSIVSDLSHEYLSLEFMNKLNIEFQGQLTLAIDIFRGNHDKKFLCQLISSQLDIDRLDYLKRDSFYTGVAEGNINSERLIYMLNVVDDKLVVEEKGIYSIEKFLVARRLMYWQVYLHKTSLSAEQLLIRLLRRAKYIFEKTDDQTENSVLNYFLRHHINSENFDNITLQLFSKLDDYDIFSALKIWQNHDDFVLSKLSKMILNRDLLKIKLKNEPFDQKKLKSHLSKVIKNYKLSEEEAEYFVFEGTTSNLAYQPDKEHINILYKNGKIKDVSSASDQLNLKALSKTVVKHYICYPKTYN, from the coding sequence TTGAACCAAAGGAACAAACTTAAAATAATAAACGATCCAATTTATGGATTTATTACGATACCAAGCACGCTAATTTTTGATCTCATTGAGCATCCATACTTTCAGAGGCTGAGGAGAATTACTCAAATGGGGCTATCTCATCTAGTTTATCCAGGAGCCAATCATACAAGATTTCATCATGCCTTAGGATGTCTTCATCTCATGAAGAAGGCTGTCGATATCTTAAAGTCTAAAGGCGTTGACATTTCAGAAGAGGAGGAGGAAGCCGTACTGATTGCCATTTTACTTCATGATATAGGTCATGGGCCCTTTTCTCATGCCTTAGAGCATTCTATAGTTAGTGATCTTAGCCATGAATATCTATCATTGGAATTTATGAATAAATTAAATATTGAGTTCCAGGGACAGCTCACTTTAGCTATTGATATTTTCAGAGGAAATCACGACAAGAAATTTTTATGTCAACTCATTTCAAGTCAGTTAGATATAGATCGTTTGGACTATTTAAAGCGAGATAGCTTTTATACAGGAGTGGCAGAAGGCAACATCAATAGTGAGCGCCTTATTTATATGCTGAATGTAGTTGATGATAAATTGGTTGTAGAAGAAAAAGGAATTTATTCTATCGAAAAATTCTTGGTAGCTAGACGTCTGATGTATTGGCAGGTCTATTTGCATAAAACAAGTTTAAGTGCAGAACAACTTCTCATTAGGTTATTGAGAAGAGCCAAATATATTTTTGAAAAAACAGATGATCAGACGGAAAATTCAGTCCTAAATTACTTTTTGAGACATCATATTAACTCTGAAAATTTTGATAATATCACTCTCCAACTTTTTTCAAAATTGGATGACTATGATATCTTTTCAGCCTTAAAGATCTGGCAAAATCACGATGACTTTGTTTTGAGTAAATTGAGTAAAATGATTTTGAATAGAGATTTGTTGAAGATTAAACTGAAAAATGAACCTTTTGATCAAAAAAAACTAAAGTCTCATTTATCTAAAGTTATTAAAAATTATAAGCTTTCTGAAGAAGAAGCAGAGTATTTTGTATTCGAAGGAACCACCTCCAATTTAGCTTATCAGCCTGATAAGGAACATATTAATATTCTGTATAAAAACGGAAAAATAAAGGACGTGTCCTCGGCTTCAGACCAGCTCAATCTAAAAGCATTATCCAAAACTGTAGTAAAGCACTACATATGTTATCCAAAAACCTATAATTAA
- a CDS encoding response regulator yields the protein MSKIKVLWADDEIDLLKPHILFLEKKSYEVTTCKSGSEAVDEVKQNRFDIVFLDENMPGLTGLETLHEIKAIRTDLPVIMITKSEEEYIMEEAIGSKIADYLIKPVNPNQILLSLKKNLDHTRLVSEKTTLNYQQEFRKIAMELTDVDSFQEWVDLYLKLIYWELELENVEDTGMFEILTSQKNEANIEFCKFIEKNYSTWFDKGVEAPTLSHTLFKSKILPEISKQQPTLLVVIDNLRYDQWKSFEPIIANHYKKIKEEPFYSILPTATQYARNAIFSGLMPSDMEKIYPEYWLNDTEEGGKNLYEEEFLRAQLKRLGKEYKTQYHKITNVTKGRKLADNFRSQKDNDLTVLVYNFVDMLSHSKTELEVIKELASNDKSYRSLTQSWFKNSPLLDIIQQAQSLGFKLILTTDHGTINVKNPSKVVGDKNTSLNLRYKTGKSLTYNEKDVVVAKDPKKIHLPSINMSSSFIFAKENYFLAYPNNFNYYVNYYRNSYQHGGISLEEMIIPFAVLEPR from the coding sequence ATGTCAAAGATAAAAGTACTATGGGCAGATGATGAAATAGATTTGCTAAAGCCACACATTTTGTTTCTTGAAAAAAAATCTTATGAAGTGACAACTTGTAAAAGTGGGTCTGAAGCTGTAGATGAAGTGAAGCAAAATAGATTTGATATTGTTTTTTTAGATGAAAACATGCCAGGGCTTACAGGGCTGGAAACACTTCATGAAATAAAGGCCATCAGAACAGACCTCCCTGTGATTATGATTACCAAAAGTGAGGAAGAATATATCATGGAAGAAGCGATTGGTTCTAAAATAGCCGACTATCTTATTAAACCCGTCAATCCAAACCAAATCCTCCTAAGTCTAAAGAAAAATCTAGACCACACCCGACTAGTTTCAGAAAAGACAACACTCAATTACCAACAGGAGTTTAGAAAAATAGCCATGGAATTGACTGATGTGGATTCCTTTCAAGAATGGGTAGACTTATATTTGAAATTGATTTATTGGGAATTAGAGTTAGAAAATGTTGAAGATACAGGGATGTTTGAAATTCTTACATCTCAAAAAAATGAAGCTAACATCGAATTTTGTAAGTTTATAGAGAAAAATTATTCAACATGGTTCGATAAAGGTGTTGAAGCTCCAACTCTATCTCACACTCTTTTTAAGTCAAAAATACTACCTGAAATATCTAAACAGCAGCCTACTCTATTAGTCGTCATTGATAACTTAAGATACGACCAATGGAAATCTTTTGAGCCTATAATAGCAAATCACTATAAGAAAATTAAAGAAGAACCTTTTTATAGTATTCTCCCCACTGCTACACAATATGCGAGAAATGCTATTTTTTCGGGTCTCATGCCTTCCGATATGGAGAAAATCTATCCGGAATATTGGTTGAATGACACAGAAGAAGGAGGGAAAAATCTATATGAAGAGGAATTTCTCAGAGCTCAACTAAAACGCCTTGGAAAAGAGTATAAAACTCAATACCATAAAATCACTAATGTTACTAAAGGAAGAAAATTAGCAGATAATTTTAGAAGTCAAAAAGATAACGACCTGACCGTTTTGGTGTATAATTTCGTCGATATGTTATCGCATTCGAAAACAGAATTAGAAGTCATAAAAGAATTGGCTTCAAACGATAAATCGTATAGATCTCTAACTCAAAGTTGGTTTAAAAACTCTCCTTTACTGGATATCATACAACAAGCTCAAAGTTTAGGTTTTAAATTGATTTTGACTACAGATCATGGGACTATCAACGTTAAAAACCCTTCAAAAGTAGTTGGTGATAAAAACACCAGTTTAAACTTAAGATATAAAACAGGGAAAAGTTTAACTTATAATGAAAAGGATGTTGTGGTCGCAAAAGATCCTAAAAAAATACATTTGCCCAGTATCAATATGTCTAGTTCTTTTATTTTTGCGAAAGAGAATTACTTTTTAGCCTATCCTAATAATTTCAATTATTATGTGAATTACTACAGAAATTCCTATCAACACGGAGGAATTTCATTAGAAGAAATGATCATTCCTTTCGCCGTGTTAGAACCTAGATAA
- the tsaE gene encoding tRNA (adenosine(37)-N6)-threonylcarbamoyltransferase complex ATPase subunit type 1 TsaE: protein MTFTYRLSDIESTASQILKYVKSKNILFSGEMGSGKTTLIKELVKQSGSKDRVSSPTYSLVNEYEGITNSVYHFDFYRIEDELEAYDMGFEEYLDSSHQVFIEWPEKIPNLWPQHYSLLEFTAEDEQTRTIVLTEF, encoded by the coding sequence ATGACTTTCACTTACCGATTAAGCGATATAGAAAGTACTGCTTCTCAAATTCTGAAGTATGTAAAATCTAAAAATATTCTTTTTTCAGGAGAAATGGGCTCAGGAAAAACAACCTTAATAAAAGAACTTGTAAAACAATCGGGAAGTAAAGACCGTGTCTCCAGCCCAACATATTCGTTGGTCAACGAGTATGAAGGAATAACCAATTCTGTTTATCATTTTGATTTTTATAGAATTGAAGATGAACTAGAAGCGTATGACATGGGTTTTGAAGAATATCTTGACTCCTCTCACCAAGTCTTTATAGAATGGCCTGAGAAAATCCCAAATTTATGGCCACAACACTATAGCTTATTAGAATTTACAGCAGAAGATGAACAAACAAGAACTATTGTATTGACTGAGTTTTAA